In Paenibacillus sp. FSL R7-0345, a single window of DNA contains:
- a CDS encoding Gfo/Idh/MocA family oxidoreductase has translation MGSKKYAFVGTGGRAEFFYGEITTNYRETAEIVGLCDVNGARMAYVNTLLTDKYNYHAVPTYKAHEFDKMIEETKPDTVIVTSVDRTHHRYIVRAMELGCDVISEKPMTTDVEKCKEILDAIERTGKKLRVTFNYRYAPHNTKIRELLMDGTIGEVLSVNFEWLLNTQHGADYFRRWHRDKRNSGGLLVHKSTHHFDLMNFWLGSRPDTVFAMGDLRFYGRENAEKRGVTEFYQRVHGSKAAENDPFALHLKDNEQLKKMYLDTEHEDGYLRDQSVFGDNISIEDTMGVMVKYKNKTIMNYSLNAYLPWEGFNIVFNGTKGRMEVKVVEQSYVNAGGGKDQEGAVKDKRITIFPQFAAPYEVEIEEGVGGHGGGDPVMLRDIFERPADDRFSRAASHIDGAQSILTGIAANQSIATGLPVKVDQLLKL, from the coding sequence GTGGGAAGCAAGAAATATGCTTTTGTGGGCACGGGCGGCCGGGCCGAATTCTTTTACGGGGAGATTACAACGAATTACCGGGAGACCGCGGAGATCGTGGGCCTGTGTGATGTTAACGGGGCGAGAATGGCTTACGTAAATACACTGCTGACCGACAAATACAATTACCATGCTGTTCCAACGTATAAGGCGCACGAATTCGATAAGATGATCGAAGAGACGAAGCCGGATACCGTAATCGTTACCAGTGTGGACCGTACACACCACCGTTATATTGTCCGGGCTATGGAGCTGGGCTGTGATGTCATATCCGAGAAGCCGATGACTACGGATGTGGAAAAATGCAAGGAGATTCTGGATGCAATCGAACGTACCGGCAAAAAGCTGCGTGTAACCTTTAACTACCGCTATGCGCCGCACAACACCAAAATCCGCGAGCTGCTGATGGACGGGACGATCGGCGAGGTGCTGTCCGTCAACTTTGAATGGCTGCTCAACACACAGCACGGGGCAGATTATTTCCGCAGATGGCACCGCGATAAGCGGAACAGCGGAGGGCTGCTGGTCCACAAATCCACGCATCATTTTGACCTGATGAATTTCTGGCTCGGCTCCCGGCCGGATACAGTATTTGCAATGGGCGATCTGCGTTTCTACGGGCGGGAGAATGCCGAGAAGCGCGGGGTTACCGAGTTCTATCAGCGGGTGCACGGAAGCAAGGCAGCCGAGAACGACCCGTTTGCTCTGCATCTCAAGGACAATGAGCAGCTGAAAAAGATGTATCTGGATACCGAGCATGAGGACGGGTACTTGCGCGACCAGAGCGTTTTTGGCGATAATATCAGCATTGAAGATACTATGGGCGTTATGGTCAAATACAAGAATAAGACGATCATGAACTACTCTCTGAATGCCTACCTGCCGTGGGAAGGCTTCAATATTGTATTTAACGGCACCAAGGGCCGGATGGAGGTCAAGGTTGTCGAGCAGTCCTACGTCAATGCCGGAGGCGGCAAGGATCAGGAGGGTGCGGTAAAAGATAAGCGAATAACCATCTTCCCGCAGTTTGCTGCCCCGTATGAGGTTGAGATTGAGGAAGGTGTCGGCGGACACGGCGGCGGTGATCCGGTGATGCTGCGCGATATTTTCGAGCGTCCGGCGGATGACCGGTTCAGCCGGGCTGCCTCGCACATTGACGGAGCCCAGTCGATTCTGACCGGGATTGCCGCCAACCAGTCGATCGCCACCGGCCTGCCGGTGAAGGTGGATCAGCTGCTCAAGCTGTAA
- a CDS encoding CBS domain-containing protein has product MKAHEIMIRQVYKVKEYDTVRTFIEKCIEHRISGMPVINDRNEIVAYISDGDIMRYIGKHDDLIVDSFFQVNVIKGDEDEFEERTRRLLNLNVMSIAKKKVTTVPWDEDIERIAAVLGKKQIKKVPVERNRVLVGIISRGDVIRHSFKSLL; this is encoded by the coding sequence ATGAAAGCTCATGAAATCATGATCAGACAGGTGTACAAGGTGAAGGAATATGATACCGTGCGGACCTTTATCGAAAAATGCATCGAGCACCGGATCAGCGGTATGCCGGTCATCAACGACCGCAACGAAATTGTCGCCTACATCAGCGACGGGGACATTATGCGGTATATCGGCAAGCATGATGATCTGATTGTCGACTCTTTTTTCCAGGTCAATGTGATTAAAGGCGACGAGGATGAATTCGAAGAACGGACCCGGCGGCTGCTGAATTTGAACGTTATGTCCATCGCCAAAAAGAAAGTTACTACGGTTCCCTGGGACGAAGATATTGAACGGATCGCTGCGGTCCTCGGCAAAAAACAGATAAAAAAGGTTCCGGTTGAACGCAACCGTGTGCTGGTCGGCATTATCAGCCGCGGGGATGTCATCCGCCATTCTTTTAAATCCTTGTTATAG
- a CDS encoding MarR family transcriptional regulator has translation MERSPLEAIELEMTILSRRLTSISTYKKYGILDHSAYLLLHQIASHGSAGVKALADEFHLDISTISRQASALEQKGYVFRVPDPQDGRAYTLQMTELGAETLKSDTEVRRDKFAQLLQDFSEAEREQLGQLLQKLNDAVFRAM, from the coding sequence ATGGAACGAAGCCCGCTAGAAGCAATTGAACTGGAGATGACCATTCTCAGCCGCCGGCTGACCTCTATCAGCACCTACAAAAAGTACGGCATTCTCGATCACTCGGCCTATTTGCTGCTCCACCAGATTGCTTCGCACGGCTCCGCCGGTGTGAAGGCGCTGGCGGATGAGTTCCACCTGGACATTTCAACAATCAGCCGTCAGGCGTCGGCCCTGGAGCAAAAAGGCTATGTATTCCGGGTTCCCGATCCGCAGGACGGCAGAGCGTACACGCTGCAGATGACAGAGCTGGGAGCTGAAACGCTGAAGAGTGATACGGAGGTCCGGCGGGATAAATTCGCGCAGCTGCTGCAGGATTTTAGTGAGGCGGAGCGTGAGCAGCTGGGGCAGCTGCTGCAGAAGCTGAATGATGCTGTTTTTCGGGCCATGTAA
- a CDS encoding MarR family transcriptional regulator: MNVQEHQEEQLLKVFENIRSLTNRTNWNDPLPYGEFLMMFMIDVMMKKEGARPDTPDCRGIMVSRLSDLLQISRPTASQTISTLEEKGYIRRTTSASDRRAVYISLTGEGQAVFRERMARYSGILNEIIEKVGREEVDQLLATCDRLRNVVEEVRRRYT; encoded by the coding sequence ATGAATGTTCAGGAGCATCAGGAAGAGCAGCTGCTGAAGGTGTTTGAGAATATCAGAAGTCTGACGAACCGTACGAACTGGAATGATCCGCTTCCCTACGGTGAATTTCTGATGATGTTCATGATTGATGTGATGATGAAAAAAGAGGGCGCCCGCCCCGATACGCCGGATTGCCGCGGCATTATGGTCTCCAGGTTAAGCGATCTGCTGCAGATCAGCAGGCCTACCGCTTCGCAGACCATCAGCACGCTGGAGGAAAAGGGATATATCCGGCGTACGACATCTGCATCTGACCGCAGAGCCGTTTATATCAGCCTTACCGGTGAAGGGCAGGCGGTATTCCGGGAGCGGATGGCCCGTTATTCAGGCATCTTAAATGAAATTATCGAGAAGGTGGGCCGGGAAGAGGTTGATCAGCTGCTCGCCACCTGTGACAGGCTGCGTAATGTGGTGGAGGAAGTAAGGCGGCGATATACTTGA
- a CDS encoding TIM-barrel domain-containing protein: MKSLAKRIGVSLLLCMVVAVQAGVTGITGNVAEAADKALAQKPYMGWSSYSMQVYEPSGNWISAERIKEQSDAMHEKLQAYGYDYINIDAGWNGGMDEYGRPIPNAERYPGGFQEVIDYVHNNGQKIGIYLIPGVSIDAYNQNLEIYGTNGECRIQDITYKPLTVMDYWNSYTYKIDFTNPCAQKYVDSIADLLGEWGIDFVKFDSVTPGLAYCFQKSA; this comes from the coding sequence TTGAAGTCTTTGGCTAAAAGGATCGGGGTCAGTCTGCTGCTCTGCATGGTGGTAGCTGTACAGGCCGGTGTAACAGGAATTACAGGGAATGTGGCGGAAGCGGCGGACAAGGCGCTGGCCCAGAAGCCGTATATGGGCTGGAGCAGCTACAGCATGCAGGTGTATGAACCATCCGGCAACTGGATATCGGCAGAGCGCATCAAGGAGCAGTCTGATGCCATGCACGAGAAGCTTCAGGCCTACGGCTATGATTATATCAATATTGATGCAGGCTGGAACGGGGGCATGGATGAATACGGCCGGCCTATACCTAACGCAGAGCGCTATCCGGGCGGGTTCCAGGAGGTTATCGACTATGTGCATAACAACGGCCAGAAGATCGGGATTTATCTGATTCCCGGTGTATCGATCGACGCCTATAACCAGAATCTCGAAATTTACGGCACCAACGGGGAGTGCAGGATACAGGATATCACCTATAAGCCGCTGACAGTTATGGACTATTGGAACTCCTATACTTACAAAATCGATTTTACTAATCCCTGTGCCCAAAAATATGTGGACTCGATCGCTGATCTTCTCGGGGAATGGGGCATCGACTTCGTGAAGTTCGACAGCGTTACACCAGGTTTGGCATACTGCTTCCAGAAGTCCGCATAG
- a CDS encoding X2-like carbohydrate binding domain-containing protein, which translates to MAVQRQLLTNEEVIAVNQAGHPAHPVSTNSQQQVWYANNGDGTYNVALFNLGSRSAAVDVRWSDIGLEGPATVRDLWSRSELGTFGTGFSSGPLEPHASRLLKVTAASGTSIVNDDDTNVRYTGSWKRNGGKEQTPAAQDIAVTISESAQSPGGGNPTEPGGTVTQSVYINDSDSSIAYSGAWSSQSGRTHGDYRGDVHYTETDGDYFEYTFKGTGIDLLTEKDPSQGDILVYLDDEASPQTVSTYTPGDKEAQQVVYSVSGLADEEHTLKVVKGSGQYMLLDALKISVSRLLDPAAAEFDKAPGRQADVTVALPAGSDSLLEVRNGTAVLAKGGDYTVSRDGITIRRDYLYNLPSGIAELTFMFDGGASAVLEINIKGSAMVRYSFINNDDPAIVYNGSWSRSTGRGMGDYKDDVQYAEQNGDFFEYTFSGTGIQLYTEKDASQGDMDIYVDGEFKETVSAYNNGRLAQQNLYSITGLPEGLHTLKAVKKSGSFMLLDMLKVEIPDLINPVAAVFDKSAPAGLEVKLLSQPSLFGGIRQGTYTLAEGTDYTLTGDTVTVKPEYLAAQPDGTLQLTFAFNGDYLNDVHYTEADGDYLEYTFSGTGITMSGPKGPELGDMDIYLDGEFIQTVSAAGSERQVLQKLFSLTDLSSGVHVLKAVKASGSLMLIDQLSYIVGGGTGGPTDPGGQPTPGPSATATPAPTAAPSPVTAIPGGVPAATASPAASPSASPVPSTSPAADQDAAKQHKAYISGYPDRLFKPEQKITRAEMAALLVKASGREGAGAAQAFSDIKAGHWAAEAITGAAAMGLMNGYPDGSFKPDRQITRAEFASLIVLLGNLTAAPGTGYSDVSVGYWAESAIRQAQGAGILKGYADGTFRPGQAVTRAEAVTAVNRALGRGPLSGAAVSPWSDVPLTHWAFGDILEASMDHTYTEKSGGGEELGE; encoded by the coding sequence GTGGCGGTCCAGCGCCAACTGCTGACCAATGAGGAGGTCATCGCCGTCAACCAGGCCGGACATCCGGCGCATCCGGTGTCCACGAACAGCCAGCAGCAGGTGTGGTATGCCAATAACGGTGACGGGACATACAATGTGGCCCTGTTCAATCTCGGCAGCCGCAGCGCTGCGGTGGATGTGCGCTGGAGCGACATCGGCCTGGAAGGACCGGCCACTGTCCGCGATCTGTGGAGCCGCAGCGAGCTGGGTACATTCGGAACCGGCTTCAGCAGCGGACCGCTGGAGCCGCATGCCTCAAGGCTGCTCAAGGTTACGGCCGCAAGCGGAACTTCTATTGTCAACGATGATGATACGAATGTCCGCTACACCGGCTCCTGGAAGCGGAACGGCGGCAAGGAGCAGACTCCGGCCGCTCAGGACATTGCGGTGACCATTTCGGAATCAGCGCAGTCCCCCGGCGGAGGTAATCCGACTGAGCCCGGCGGCACTGTAACGCAATCGGTCTATATCAATGACAGCGACAGCAGCATTGCCTATAGCGGAGCCTGGTCCTCGCAGTCAGGCAGAACCCACGGGGATTACCGCGGGGATGTCCACTACACCGAGACGGACGGCGATTATTTTGAATACACCTTCAAGGGAACGGGTATCGATCTGCTGACGGAAAAGGATCCCTCGCAAGGGGATATCCTAGTCTATCTGGACGATGAAGCCAGCCCGCAGACGGTAAGCACCTATACGCCGGGGGACAAGGAAGCCCAGCAGGTTGTCTACAGTGTGTCGGGACTTGCCGATGAAGAGCATACGCTGAAGGTAGTAAAGGGCTCAGGCCAATACATGCTGCTGGATGCGCTGAAAATCAGCGTCAGCCGGCTGTTAGATCCTGCAGCAGCAGAATTTGATAAAGCGCCGGGCAGACAGGCGGATGTGACGGTTGCGCTTCCGGCAGGCAGTGATTCGCTGCTGGAGGTCAGAAACGGCACGGCCGTGCTGGCAAAAGGCGGAGACTATACAGTAAGCCGGGACGGGATCACCATCCGCAGGGATTATCTGTATAATCTGCCTTCAGGTATAGCGGAGCTGACCTTCATGTTCGACGGAGGAGCCAGCGCCGTGCTTGAGATAAACATCAAGGGCTCAGCGATGGTCCGCTATTCGTTCATCAACAATGATGATCCGGCTATTGTTTACAACGGCTCCTGGTCACGCAGCACCGGCCGGGGGATGGGCGATTACAAGGATGATGTGCAGTACGCCGAGCAGAATGGCGACTTCTTCGAATATACCTTCAGCGGTACGGGCATTCAGCTGTATACCGAAAAAGACGCCTCCCAGGGCGACATGGATATTTATGTTGACGGAGAATTCAAGGAGACGGTCAGTGCCTACAATAACGGCCGTCTGGCCCAGCAGAACCTGTACAGCATTACAGGACTGCCGGAAGGGCTTCATACCCTGAAGGCGGTGAAGAAATCAGGCAGCTTCATGCTGCTGGATATGCTCAAGGTGGAAATTCCCGATCTGATCAATCCGGTAGCGGCTGTCTTCGACAAGTCTGCCCCAGCCGGACTGGAGGTGAAGCTGCTGAGCCAGCCTTCCCTGTTCGGCGGTATCAGACAAGGTACTTATACACTGGCTGAAGGGACAGATTATACACTTACAGGCGACACGGTAACAGTGAAGCCGGAGTATCTGGCTGCACAGCCGGATGGCACACTGCAGCTCACGTTTGCCTTTAACGGAGATTACCTGAACGATGTCCACTATACGGAAGCCGACGGGGATTATCTGGAGTATACATTCAGCGGCACCGGCATCACCATGAGCGGACCTAAGGGGCCTGAACTGGGCGACATGGATATTTATCTGGATGGTGAATTTATCCAGACAGTCAGTGCCGCCGGCAGTGAGCGGCAGGTCCTGCAAAAGCTCTTCAGCCTGACGGACCTAAGCAGCGGGGTCCATGTGCTGAAGGCGGTTAAAGCCTCAGGCAGCCTGATGCTCATTGACCAGCTCAGCTATATTGTCGGCGGCGGAACCGGCGGGCCTACAGATCCGGGCGGGCAGCCTACGCCTGGGCCGTCTGCTACAGCAACTCCGGCGCCGACAGCAGCTCCGTCACCGGTGACGGCTATTCCGGGCGGGGTCCCGGCAGCAACGGCCTCCCCGGCGGCATCGCCTTCCGCATCCCCGGTGCCAAGCACGTCACCGGCGGCAGATCAGGATGCCGCGAAGCAGCATAAAGCCTATATCAGCGGCTATCCGGACAGATTATTCAAGCCGGAGCAGAAGATTACGCGGGCAGAAATGGCAGCGCTGCTGGTTAAGGCATCCGGCCGTGAAGGCGCGGGAGCAGCACAAGCCTTCAGTGATATAAAGGCCGGTCACTGGGCCGCAGAGGCCATAACCGGTGCAGCCGCTATGGGGCTGATGAACGGGTATCCGGACGGCAGCTTCAAGCCGGACCGGCAGATTACCCGGGCGGAATTTGCCAGCCTGATCGTGCTGCTCGGGAACCTTACGGCAGCGCCAGGGACCGGATATAGCGATGTTAGCGTCGGTTACTGGGCTGAATCCGCTATCCGGCAGGCGCAGGGAGCCGGCATCCTGAAAGGCTATGCCGACGGCACCTTCCGCCCCGGTCAGGCGGTAACCCGCGCTGAAGCAGTAACTGCCGTGAACAGGGCGCTCGGCAGAGGCCCGTTATCCGGTGCGGCAGTCTCCCCTTGGAGCGATGTGCCGCTGACCCACTGGGCCTTCGGGGATATTCTGGAGGCTTCGATGGATCACACCTACACGGAAAAGAGCGGGGGCGGTGAGGAACTGGGCGAATAA
- a CDS encoding helix-turn-helix domain-containing protein — protein MLKYSKVFRRFLISYMVILVIPGIGGYMSYRTSISVTESISIENSVIQLQKSQELLERRMAEVEGLTRQLAINPELNVLLNERSGEKNVYGIWRTMRNVLTFGQTNDFLQDYYIYLANYDLVLTSGSSYRPEHYYEIYHYNELPLEKWRTEVLQKTHRSEISPLSSFVSKGVQTSVITYMQSLPLDSFNDSSPAVVVVIIDEKIIASLLSGLTERYGGWVHISDAQGRTIVLQGQDESYMEDLHADASFDPGRVSQFYRNDLVITTTSDTNGWVYQAGIPRSSLMENANRIKYTSWLITGGTLFLGLLAGLVLAYRNSAPINRLLSVMKEQFGKEESAEQSEFDFLSGNIADMISKNRLLESELTRQLPLVRDAFVKRLIAGEFESREEIASAAAQADIGLDQGAGYAGVILISGYNGMDSVEILNELNAARLLVKQAFVSMAGSLPVTDLGSDKIVVLFFTHSGEQGAGPEQEARITGIMENLAQFVLKEYRISVQAGFGDYFPSATGVSGSFEQAKQALEYAVYTNNKGVLWAHEAQLENSSSTYYYPLDTEQRLISTLRAGELAEAVRILDTAFEQNLEERELSVEMKHQLIGEIKGTFLKLLDQKAFMESPVFEGARRRIIDISSAEPPDLIRAEFQAVMEELCGYIGNKKKAAHTLIVKQMYQYTEDMYADSELTLYRVAEHVERPEKYISQLFKEVTGVNYSDHLVKVRMDRAAVLLRDSRYTVDEIAAQVGYNSSHSFRRAFKRLTGISPSAYRQSGAE, from the coding sequence ATGCTCAAGTACTCCAAGGTATTCCGCAGATTTCTGATCTCTTATATGGTGATTCTGGTCATTCCCGGCATTGGCGGTTATATGTCATACCGTACCTCCATTTCCGTAACGGAATCCATCTCCATTGAGAACAGCGTGATCCAGCTGCAGAAAAGCCAGGAGCTGCTGGAGCGCCGGATGGCTGAAGTGGAGGGGCTGACCCGGCAGCTGGCGATTAACCCGGAGCTGAACGTGCTGCTGAATGAAAGAAGCGGGGAAAAGAATGTCTACGGGATCTGGAGAACGATGCGCAATGTGCTCACCTTCGGACAGACCAATGATTTTTTGCAGGATTATTATATTTATCTCGCCAACTATGACCTGGTGCTGACCTCAGGCTCCTCCTACCGTCCGGAGCATTATTATGAAATCTATCATTATAATGAGCTGCCGCTTGAAAAGTGGCGGACGGAGGTGCTCCAGAAAACACACCGCAGTGAAATCAGTCCGCTCAGCTCCTTTGTCAGCAAAGGTGTGCAGACCTCGGTCATTACCTACATGCAGTCGCTGCCGCTCGACAGCTTCAATGATTCGTCGCCTGCCGTAGTGGTCGTAATCATTGACGAAAAAATTATTGCCAGTCTCCTCTCCGGCCTGACCGAACGCTATGGGGGCTGGGTCCATATCAGCGATGCGCAGGGCAGGACGATTGTGCTGCAGGGGCAGGATGAATCCTATATGGAGGACCTGCATGCAGACGCTTCGTTTGATCCCGGCAGAGTCAGCCAGTTTTACCGGAACGATCTGGTCATTACGACCACTTCAGATACGAACGGCTGGGTGTACCAGGCGGGCATTCCCCGCAGCAGCCTGATGGAGAATGCCAACAGAATCAAGTATACCTCCTGGCTGATAACTGGAGGCACACTGTTCCTCGGCCTGCTGGCCGGGCTGGTGCTGGCATACCGCAACAGTGCGCCGATCAACCGGCTGCTCAGCGTGATGAAGGAACAGTTCGGCAAGGAGGAATCGGCGGAGCAGAGCGAATTCGATTTCCTGAGCGGTAATATCGCCGATATGATTTCCAAGAACAGGCTGCTGGAAAGCGAGCTTACACGCCAGCTTCCGCTGGTGCGGGACGCTTTTGTCAAGCGGCTGATTGCCGGGGAATTCGAGTCGCGGGAAGAAATCGCCTCTGCAGCCGCCCAGGCTGATATCGGCCTTGATCAGGGAGCCGGTTATGCGGGAGTGATCCTGATCAGCGGATATAACGGCATGGACAGTGTGGAAATCCTGAATGAGCTGAACGCGGCCAGGCTGCTGGTGAAGCAGGCGTTTGTATCCATGGCCGGAAGCCTGCCGGTAACGGATCTGGGCTCTGATAAAATCGTCGTCCTGTTCTTTACGCACAGCGGAGAACAGGGGGCGGGACCGGAGCAGGAAGCCCGTATTACCGGCATTATGGAGAATCTGGCCCAGTTCGTCCTGAAGGAATACCGGATCTCGGTGCAGGCCGGCTTCGGGGATTATTTCCCATCGGCTACCGGGGTCAGCGGCTCATTCGAGCAGGCGAAGCAGGCGCTGGAGTATGCTGTCTATACGAACAATAAAGGGGTTCTCTGGGCTCATGAAGCACAGCTTGAGAACAGCAGCAGCACTTATTATTATCCGCTCGATACAGAGCAGCGGCTGATCAGTACACTGCGGGCCGGAGAGCTGGCGGAGGCGGTGCGTATTCTTGATACGGCCTTCGAGCAGAATCTGGAGGAGCGGGAGCTGTCCGTTGAGATGAAGCACCAGCTGATCGGGGAGATCAAGGGGACCTTTCTCAAGCTGCTGGATCAGAAAGCTTTTATGGAATCCCCGGTCTTCGAGGGTGCCAGACGGCGGATCATTGACATCAGCTCTGCGGAGCCGCCGGACCTGATCAGAGCCGAGTTCCAGGCGGTTATGGAGGAGCTGTGCGGTTACATTGGGAATAAGAAAAAAGCGGCCCATACCCTGATCGTCAAGCAGATGTATCAGTATACCGAGGATATGTACGCCGATTCCGAGCTGACCCTCTACCGGGTGGCAGAGCATGTGGAGCGGCCGGAAAAATACATCTCCCAGCTGTTCAAGGAGGTAACTGGGGTCAATTACTCCGATCATCTGGTGAAGGTAAGGATGGACCGGGCAGCGGTACTTCTGAGGGACAGCCGTTATACAGTCGATGAAATAGCTGCCCAGGTGGGCTATAACAGCTCACATTCCTTCCGCAGAGCCTTCAAGCGTTTAACAGGCATCTCTCCGAGTGCTTACAGGCAATCGGGGGCAGAATAG
- a CDS encoding ABC transporter permease subunit, whose protein sequence is MKHWQLHLLVIPPLLFFLIFKYYPMANAVLAFKDYNVIKGIWGSPWVGLKHFRLFFENPMFWTLVKNTLLLSGYLLLAGFPIPILLALMINEIRGGRFKRFVQLVSFAPYFISTVVMVSIIMLFLAPRLGFANIALNFFGLESVNFLGEPGMFRSIYVWSDIWQTAGYSAVIYLAALAGIDPTLYEAARVDGASRFQKIRHVDLPGIVPTIVIILILNVGNVMAIGFEKVYLLQNPLNIVNSEIIATYVYGIGLLNANYSFATAVGLFNSLINLVLLVTVNGLAKRITSNSIW, encoded by the coding sequence ATGAAGCACTGGCAGCTGCATCTGCTGGTCATCCCGCCGCTGCTGTTCTTCCTTATTTTTAAGTATTATCCGATGGCGAACGCCGTCCTGGCCTTCAAGGATTACAACGTTATTAAGGGAATCTGGGGCAGCCCCTGGGTCGGGCTCAAGCATTTCCGGCTGTTTTTTGAAAATCCGATGTTCTGGACGCTGGTCAAAAATACGCTGCTGCTCAGCGGCTACCTGCTGCTGGCCGGGTTCCCGATTCCGATTCTGCTGGCTCTGATGATCAATGAAATCCGCGGCGGCCGGTTCAAGCGGTTTGTCCAGCTGGTTTCGTTCGCGCCTTATTTTATATCCACAGTGGTTATGGTGTCGATTATCATGCTGTTCCTGGCACCGCGCCTGGGCTTTGCCAATATTGCGCTCAATTTCTTCGGGCTGGAATCGGTGAATTTTCTGGGCGAACCCGGGATGTTCCGCTCGATTTATGTATGGTCCGATATCTGGCAGACGGCCGGCTACAGTGCAGTGATCTATCTGGCGGCACTCGCCGGAATCGATCCGACGCTCTACGAGGCAGCCAGGGTGGACGGTGCTTCACGGTTTCAAAAAATCCGCCATGTGGACCTGCCCGGGATTGTGCCGACGATTGTCATTATTCTGATTCTGAATGTGGGCAATGTGATGGCGATCGGCTTTGAAAAGGTCTATCTGCTGCAAAATCCGCTCAATATTGTCAATTCGGAGATTATTGCCACGTACGTCTACGGAATCGGCCTGCTGAATGCCAACTACAGCTTCGCCACCGCAGTCGGACTGTTCAATTCACTGATTAATCTGGTGCTGCTGGTAACCGTAAACGGGCTTGCCAAGCGGATCACCAGCAACAGTATCTGGTAA
- a CDS encoding carbohydrate ABC transporter permease, with amino-acid sequence MAASSAVSRKIRESAGDRIFLAAVYTVLILVVIAVLYPLIFIVSSSISSPAAVTSGKVWLWPVDISFKGFRVLFNTPEIISGYGNSIFYTAAGTLISVILTVMIAYPLSRRTFFGRNTLMMIITFTMIFSGGLIPTYMVVKEMHLIDTRWALLIPNAIWVWQVIIARSFFQASIPEELLEASEIDGCSDMRFILSVVLPLSKPILAVLVLMYAVGQWNAYFDALIYLKSANLFPLQLVLRSIIIQNNSAGNMDAIAMVERQQMAELLKYALIVVATLPVLVIYPFVQRYFVQGMLVGSVKG; translated from the coding sequence ATGGCAGCTTCGTCCGCAGTTTCCCGCAAAATCAGAGAGTCCGCCGGTGACCGGATCTTTCTGGCCGCAGTGTACACGGTGCTTATCCTGGTGGTAATCGCTGTGCTGTATCCGCTTATCTTTATTGTCAGCAGCTCGATCAGCTCTCCGGCAGCCGTCACCTCAGGCAAAGTCTGGCTCTGGCCGGTCGATATTTCCTTCAAGGGCTTCAGGGTGCTGTTCAATACGCCCGAGATTATCAGCGGGTATGGCAATTCTATATTTTATACGGCGGCCGGTACGCTGATCAGTGTAATCCTGACGGTTATGATCGCTTATCCGCTGTCGCGCAGAACTTTTTTTGGACGCAATACGTTAATGATGATCATTACCTTCACTATGATCTTCAGCGGCGGGCTGATTCCCACCTATATGGTGGTAAAAGAGATGCATCTGATCGACACCCGCTGGGCGCTGCTCATTCCGAATGCCATCTGGGTCTGGCAGGTGATCATTGCCCGTTCCTTCTTCCAGGCCTCGATTCCCGAGGAGCTGCTGGAGGCCAGCGAGATTGACGGGTGCAGTGATATGCGGTTTATTCTCAGTGTGGTGCTGCCCCTGTCGAAGCCGATTCTGGCGGTGCTGGTGCTGATGTATGCGGTAGGGCAGTGGAACGCTTACTTTGATGCCCTGATCTACCTGAAATCGGCTAATCTGTTCCCTCTGCAGCTGGTGCTGCGCAGTATTATCATCCAGAACAACAGTGCCGGGAACATGGATGCAATAGCGATGGTGGAGCGCCAGCAGATGGCGGAGCTGCTGAAATATGCGCTGATCGTCGTCGCCACCTTGCCTGTGCTGGTCATTTATCCTTTTGTACAGCGGTATTTCGTACAGGGAATGCTGGTCGGCTCAGTCAAGGGCTGA